Proteins from a single region of Fundidesulfovibrio magnetotacticus:
- a CDS encoding CobD/CbiB family cobalamin biosynthesis protein: MDPTPLIAFALDLALGDPPSWPHPVRLLGLALDRLEALARGRAASRADVASGLHGQDQAGARPGDAASGGLPAGAGTVATPALPGEVSNPETDAASRRSPVFLRLFGAATLLGLGGAAAGAAYLLARLPLLGYVIALYLSFAGLALGQLLRETRRVARLMETQRLDEARAALGRLVSRDTSALDEAGVWRTLAETLSENFCDAFVAPFFYLSLGGPALLWFYKTASTMDSMWGYKTPRFKDLGWAGARADDLLAFVPARLSAGLLLVCGAAMGLRWADALRHTRRDAARMQSPNAGWPMAASAWLCGAAMGGPAVYHGRLVIKPILGLHGSNWDADRAATLITLVKRAGFCMLVSWVMITLLLS, translated from the coding sequence ATGGATCCTACCCCTCTCATCGCCTTCGCCCTGGACCTCGCCCTGGGCGACCCTCCGTCCTGGCCGCACCCCGTGCGCTTGCTGGGCCTCGCCCTGGACCGTCTGGAGGCCCTGGCCAGAGGCCGCGCCGCCTCGCGGGCGGACGTCGCTTCGGGCTTGCACGGGCAGGACCAGGCAGGCGCGCGGCCCGGGGACGCCGCTTCGGGCGGGCTTCCGGCCGGAGCGGGGACCGTGGCGACTCCGGCCCTCCCGGGAGAGGTCTCGAATCCGGAGACGGACGCCGCGTCCCGCCGCTCCCCCGTCTTTCTGCGCCTTTTCGGGGCCGCAACGCTCCTTGGGCTGGGGGGGGCGGCGGCCGGGGCGGCGTACCTCCTGGCGCGTCTGCCCCTGCTGGGGTACGTCATCGCGCTCTACCTCTCCTTCGCGGGGCTGGCGCTGGGGCAGCTCCTGCGCGAGACGCGCCGCGTTGCCCGGCTCATGGAGACGCAACGGCTGGACGAAGCCCGCGCCGCCCTGGGGCGGCTGGTGAGCCGCGACACCTCCGCACTGGACGAGGCGGGCGTCTGGCGCACCCTGGCCGAGACGCTCTCGGAGAACTTCTGCGACGCCTTCGTCGCGCCCTTTTTCTATTTGTCTTTAGGCGGTCCGGCCCTGTTGTGGTTCTACAAGACGGCCTCCACCATGGACTCCATGTGGGGCTACAAGACGCCCCGCTTCAAGGACCTGGGCTGGGCAGGCGCGCGCGCCGACGATCTGCTGGCCTTCGTGCCCGCTCGGCTCTCCGCCGGGCTCCTGCTGGTGTGCGGCGCGGCCATGGGGCTACGCTGGGCGGACGCCCTGCGCCACACGCGGCGGGATGCGGCGCGCATGCAAAGCCCCAACGCGGGCTGGCCCATGGCCGCCTCCGCCTGGCTGTGCGGGGCCGCCATGGGAGGGCCGGCGGTTTATCATGGCAGGCTTGTTATCAAGCCGATACTGGGCCTGCATGGTAGCAATTGGGACGCTGATCGCGCCGCAACGCTCATTACACTCGTGAAACGGGCGGGATTCTGCATGCTTGTTTCATGGGTTATGATCACCCTCCTCCTTTCATGA
- a CDS encoding cold-shock protein: MALEGTVKWFSDKKGYGFITREGEDDIFVHYSSIQGDGFRTLREGEKVEFEMVTGERGMKATNVVKADS, translated from the coding sequence ATGGCACTCGAAGGTACCGTGAAGTGGTTTAGCGACAAAAAGGGCTACGGCTTCATCACCCGCGAGGGGGAGGATGACATTTTCGTCCACTACTCGTCCATCCAGGGCGACGGCTTCCGCACCCTGCGCGAAGGCGAGAAGGTGGAGTTCGAGATGGTCACCGGCGAGCGGGGCATGAAAGCGACCAATGTCGTGAAGGCCGATTCCTGA
- the proC gene encoding pyrroline-5-carboxylate reductase: MAAISFIGTGNMGAALIKGLSGAEGIRLAGFDLDREKLNALCAQCALGAADTMHDAVAQADYVVLCVKPQQMKAVLTDIHPALTADKCLISIAAGVTTAQLTAWSGEACPVVRVMPNTPALVGGGVSAVCLDHPHLTAQQKQMVQRIFGTVGSVHVLEEKAFDAFTAVAGSGPAYVFYFMEALIEASVHAGLSRPQSASIVAELFEGSLRLARESMTHPSILREMVTSPAGTTIAALAHMDRMAVRASILDAVDKAKKRSEELGR, encoded by the coding sequence ATGGCCGCCATCTCCTTCATCGGCACGGGCAACATGGGCGCGGCCCTGATCAAGGGCCTCTCCGGCGCGGAAGGCATCCGCCTCGCCGGGTTCGACCTGGATCGCGAGAAGTTGAACGCCCTGTGCGCCCAGTGCGCCCTGGGCGCGGCCGACACCATGCACGACGCGGTGGCACAGGCCGACTACGTGGTGCTCTGCGTCAAGCCCCAGCAGATGAAGGCGGTGCTCACCGACATCCACCCCGCCCTCACGGCGGACAAGTGCCTGATCTCCATCGCGGCGGGGGTGACCACGGCCCAGCTCACGGCCTGGAGCGGCGAAGCCTGCCCCGTGGTCCGCGTGATGCCCAACACCCCTGCCCTGGTAGGCGGCGGCGTCTCGGCCGTGTGCCTGGACCACCCGCACCTCACCGCCCAACAGAAGCAGATGGTGCAGCGCATCTTCGGGACCGTGGGCAGCGTCCACGTGCTCGAAGAGAAGGCCTTCGACGCCTTTACCGCCGTGGCGGGCTCCGGACCTGCCTACGTGTTCTACTTCATGGAGGCGCTCATCGAGGCCAGCGTGCACGCGGGGCTCTCGCGGCCCCAGTCCGCCTCCATCGTTGCGGAGCTCTTCGAAGGCTCCCTGCGCCTTGCCCGCGAAAGCATGACCCATCCGAGCATCCTGCGCGAGATGGTCACCTCCCCCGCGGGAACCACCATCGCGGCCCTGGCCCACATGGACCGCATGGCCGTGCGCGCCTCCATCCTGGACGCCGTGGACAAGGCCAAAAAGCGCAGCGAAGAGCTGGGCAGATAG
- the ndk gene encoding nucleoside-diphosphate kinase: MELTLCLIKPDAVRRNLIGSILFMVEKAGLKVMALKMLQLDKRQAEGFYHVHRERPFFGELTEYMASGPIVAVVLAGDDAIKRYRELMGATDPTQAAEGTIRKVFAVSKQENSVHGSDAPETAAFEISFFFNAMEMVG; encoded by the coding sequence ATGGAACTGACTCTCTGCCTCATCAAGCCCGACGCCGTGCGCCGCAACCTGATCGGCTCGATCCTTTTCATGGTCGAAAAGGCCGGCCTCAAGGTGATGGCCCTCAAGATGCTCCAGCTCGACAAGCGCCAGGCCGAAGGATTCTACCACGTGCACCGCGAGCGCCCCTTCTTCGGGGAGCTTACCGAATACATGGCCTCCGGCCCCATCGTGGCCGTGGTGCTGGCCGGCGACGACGCCATCAAGCGCTACCGCGAGCTCATGGGGGCCACCGACCCCACCCAGGCCGCCGAAGGCACCATCCGCAAGGTGTTCGCCGTTTCCAAGCAGGAAAACTCCGTACACGGCTCCGATGCGCCCGAGACCGCCGCCTTCGAGATCTCCTTCTTCTTCAACGCCATGGAAATGGTGGGCTAA
- a CDS encoding ABC transporter ATP-binding protein — MLALKDITKRFHKGTVSEVLALDGVNLDIAEGDFITVIGSNGAGKSTTLNCVAGAFLPDHGAITLKGRDITSWPEHRRASHIGRVFQDPLMGSAASLSIEENLALADRRGRARRLVPGVKSRDRQRFQELLAEIGLGLENRLTDKVGLLSGGQRQSLTMVMATMVRPDILLLDEHTAALDPKTAAQVLELTERLVRDHGLTTLMVTHNMNQALRLGNRLIMMHQGRVILDIAGEEKSRFNVEDLLERFYTLKGEAFSSDKMLLV, encoded by the coding sequence ATGCTCGCCCTCAAGGACATCACCAAACGCTTCCACAAGGGGACCGTCAGCGAGGTGCTGGCCCTCGACGGCGTGAACCTGGACATCGCCGAGGGCGACTTCATCACCGTGATCGGCTCCAACGGCGCGGGCAAGTCCACCACGCTCAACTGCGTGGCCGGGGCCTTCCTGCCCGACCACGGCGCCATCACCCTCAAAGGCCGGGACATCACCTCCTGGCCCGAACACCGGCGCGCCAGCCACATCGGCCGCGTCTTCCAGGACCCGCTCATGGGCTCGGCGGCCTCGCTCTCCATCGAGGAGAACCTGGCCCTGGCCGACCGGCGCGGACGCGCGCGCAGGCTGGTCCCCGGAGTGAAATCCCGCGACCGGCAGCGCTTCCAAGAACTCCTGGCCGAGATCGGCCTGGGCCTGGAAAACCGCCTCACCGACAAGGTTGGCCTGCTCTCGGGCGGGCAGCGCCAGTCGCTGACCATGGTCATGGCCACCATGGTGCGCCCGGACATCCTCCTGCTGGACGAGCACACCGCCGCCCTGGACCCCAAGACCGCAGCCCAGGTGCTGGAGCTCACCGAACGCCTCGTGCGCGATCACGGACTGACCACGCTCATGGTCACGCACAACATGAACCAGGCCCTGCGGCTGGGCAACCGCCTGATCATGATGCACCAGGGACGCGTGATCCTGGACATCGCGGGCGAGGAGAAAAGCCGCTTCAACGTTGAGGACTTGCTGGAACGCTTCTACACCCTCAAGGGCGAGGCGTTCTCCTCGGACAAGATGCTCCTGGTCTGA
- a CDS encoding ABC transporter permease: MSFYAFIGALEQGFVFGLMVLGVYLTFRILDFPDLTVDGSLPLGAAVSSVCIGAGLDPFLSLVPATLAGFCAGAVTGLLNTRLRILHLLSSILVMIALYSINIRIMGKPNFTLLGKPTVLDPLAALGMPSWMAAPLLFAAATTLAALAMVWFTRTELGQAMLATGDNPRMITALGVNTGNMIVLGVGLSNAMVALCGALVAQNQGSADVNMGVGTIVAGLASVIIGETLLGKGRVGRMILAAVLGSVAYRLAIALALSLKVGSFSFAPSDLNLITALVVVAALTFPRFRRAVSRMTGA, encoded by the coding sequence ATGTCTTTCTACGCATTCATCGGCGCGCTCGAACAGGGCTTCGTGTTCGGGCTCATGGTGCTGGGGGTGTACCTCACCTTCCGCATCCTGGACTTCCCGGACCTCACCGTGGACGGCTCCCTCCCGCTGGGAGCGGCCGTCTCCTCGGTGTGCATCGGCGCGGGGCTCGACCCCTTCCTCTCGCTCGTGCCCGCCACGCTGGCCGGGTTCTGCGCGGGAGCCGTCACGGGGCTTCTCAACACCCGCCTGCGCATCCTGCACCTGCTCTCCTCCATCCTGGTGATGATCGCCCTGTATTCCATCAACATCCGCATCATGGGCAAACCCAACTTCACCCTGCTGGGCAAGCCCACCGTGCTAGACCCCCTGGCCGCGCTGGGCATGCCCTCCTGGATGGCCGCCCCGCTGCTCTTCGCGGCCGCTACCACCCTGGCCGCCCTGGCAATGGTCTGGTTCACCCGCACGGAACTGGGCCAGGCCATGTTGGCCACGGGCGACAACCCGCGCATGATCACCGCCCTGGGCGTGAACACCGGCAACATGATCGTGCTGGGCGTGGGCCTCTCCAACGCCATGGTGGCCTTGTGCGGCGCGCTGGTGGCCCAGAACCAGGGCTCCGCCGACGTGAACATGGGCGTGGGCACCATCGTGGCGGGGCTGGCCTCGGTGATCATCGGCGAGACGCTCCTGGGCAAGGGCCGCGTGGGCCGCATGATCCTGGCCGCCGTGCTGGGCTCCGTGGCCTACCGCCTGGCCATCGCCCTGGCTTTGTCGCTCAAGGTGGGCTCCTTCTCCTTCGCCCCCAGCGACCTGAACCTCATCACGGCCCTGGTGGTGGTGGCGGCGCTCACCTTCCCCAGGTTCCGGCGGGCCGTCTCCCGCATGACGGGGGCCTGA